A stretch of the Lolium perenne isolate Kyuss_39 chromosome 3, Kyuss_2.0, whole genome shotgun sequence genome encodes the following:
- the LOC139838308 gene encoding uncharacterized protein → MVVANTLFRKRESHLVTFSSGLHSSQIDFVLSRREDRHACIDCKVIPGESVVPQHKLVVADFRFRIRVQRGKRAKVARTKWWKLKGEASQAFRERVIKEGPWEEGGDANMMWMSMVTCLRKVAVVEFGVTKGSRREDKDTWWWNDEVQKVIREKKDCFRCLYLDRSAANMEKYKVAKKAAKRAVSEATGQAYEDLYQRLNMKEGERDIYKMAKFRERKTRDVNEVKCIKDGEDQLLVKDEAIKRRWREYFDNLYNGEVESSTIELDDSFDDTSMCFV, encoded by the coding sequence ATGGTCGTAGCTAACACCCTCTTTAGGAAGAGAGAATCCCATCTAGTGACGTTCAGTAGTGGTCTACACTCTAGCCAGATTGATTTTGTCCTCTCTAGAAGAGAAGACAGACACGCCTGCATTGATTGTAAGGTGATACCTGGAGAGAGTGTTGTCCCTCAACATAAGCTGGTGGTTGCTGACTTTCGCTTTAGGATCCGTGTCCAGCGGGGTAAGCGCGCCAAAGTCGCTAGAACAAAGTGGTGGAAGCTCAAGGGTGAGGCATCCCAGGCTTTCAGGGAGAGGGTTATTAAGGAGGGCCCTTGGGAGGAAGGAGGTGATGCAAACATGATGTGGATGAGTATGGTGACCTGCTTGCGGAAGGTCGCTGTAGTGGAGTTTGGGGTGACTAAGGGAAGTAGAAGGGAAGATAAGGATACCTGGTGGTGGAACGATGAGGTCCAGAAGGTTATTAGGGAGAAGAAGGACTGTTTCAGATGCCTATATCTGGACAGGAGTGCAGCTAACATGGAGAAGTACAAGGTGGCGAAGAAGGCTGCAAAGCGGGCGGTGAGTGAAGCAACGGGTCAGGCGTATGAGGACCTCTACCAACGTTTAAACATGAAGGAAGGCGAAAGGGACATCTATAAGATGGCCAAGTTTAGGGAGAGGAAGACGAGGGATGTCAACGAAGTCAAATGCATCAAGGACGGAGAGGATCAGCTTCTTGTGAAGGATGAGGCGATCAAGCGTAGATGGCGGGAGTACTTTGACAACCTTTACAATGGAGAGGTTGAGAGCTCTACCATTGAGCTAGACGACTCCTTTGATGATACCAGCATGTGCTTTGTGTGA
- the LOC127346059 gene encoding disease resistance protein RGA5-like: protein MLTKTKTRRRIGKEVRSLETLVKEAAERRGRYKIDDNVSKASNATVDPRVCAMYKDLSQLVGIAGPTAELVNLLNSGVAGAPLQELKVVSIVGFGGLGKTTLARHVYDTHGKEFHYRAFVSVSRNPDVVMVLRSILMQVGYHEHLPKDAQCLIEAISTFLHDKRYFIVVDDVWDVQSWNIIKCAFSKSTCSSRIITTTRVSEVAKACSISYGGDVYNLRPLSIVDSEWLFLQRIFGSAKECPPHLKRVSDKILKKCGGLPLAIISISGLLATNSEEDQWEQVQKSIGHGLGSNPGVEGMMRILSFSYFDLSPCLKSCLLYLSVFPEDANIWKRDLVRRWIWEGIIPEENGQTLYELGERCFNELINRSLIHPTRRNSDGKVASFRVHDMILDFVIAKSKEQNFVTLLGVPGVNPDPQMKARRLSLHSGCKIPTGLDLSKARSLVCFGVSFNMPSLLVLKNLLVLEFYECPELKDHHVADIGNLCHLKHLRFESTGITKFPEQIVELKFLETLDIVTERGFVIPSTLCQLQRLTHLVVPESTILPDEIGSMQALQVLEGINVIRQSSIFCQQLGQLTNLRTLGIQYHEDDVCDNIEENIKETVSSICKLAKTNLYDLDVSGGYGRDRLFDAFNIEDFLDESCLFALRGLRTLSFECHVAPSRIPTSMSLLANLQELFIMMLVINQEGMEILGGLTCSPLPLPQCRKGWTRRRADKNQLIMWIPFLD, encoded by the exons ATGTTGACGAAGACTAAAACTCGCCGTCGCATAGGCAAGGAGGTCCGGAGTCTTGAGACCCTAGTCAAGGAGGCGGCGGAGCGGCGTGGAAGGTACAAGATTGACGACAACGTCTCCAAGGCCAGCAATGCAACTGTGGACCCTCGAGTCTGCGCCATGTACAAGGACCTGTCTCAGCTCGTGGGCATTGCGGGACCGACCGCCGAGCTCGTCAACCTATTGAACAGTGGAGTGGCAGGTGCACCACTGCAGGAGTTGAAGGTGGTTTCCATTGTTGGATTTGGCGGACTCGGCAAGACAACACTCGCCCGGCATGTGTATGACACACATGGAAAGGAGTTCCATTATCGTGCCTTTGTGTCGGTGTCTCGAAATCCTGATGTGGTGATGGTTCTCAGATCTATTCTCATGCAAGTGGGGTATCATGAACATTTACCCAAGGATGCACAATGTCTTATTGAAGCCATATCCACTTTCCTACATGATAAAAG GTACTTCATCGTAGTAGATGACGTGTGGGATGTTCAATCATGGAATATTATTAAGTGTGCTTTTTCAAAAAGTACCTGCAGTAGTAGAATAATCACGACAACACGTGTAAGTGAAGTAGCCAAAGCATGTTCTATCTCATATGGGGGCGATGTTTATAACTTGAGGCCTCTCAGCATAGTGGACTCTGAATGGTTGTTTCTTCAGAGAATATTTGGTTCTGCAAAAGAATGCCCACCACACCTCAAAAGAGTTTCAGATAAGATATTGAAAAAATGTGGCGGGTTACCCTTGGCAATTATTTCTATATCTGGTTTGTTGGCTACCAATAGCGAGGAAGATCAATGGGAGCAAGTGCAAAAATCTATTGGCCATGGACTTGGAAGCAATCCTGGCGTTGAAGGAATGATGAGGATATTGTCCTTTAGCTACTTTGATCTCAGTCCGTGCTTGAAGTCTTGCCTATTATATCTGAGTGTGTTTCCAGAAGATGCTAATATTTGGAAGCGGGATTTAGTAAGGAGATGGATCTGGGAGGGAATTATCCCTGAAGAAAATGGACAGACCCTATATGAATTAGGAGAGAGGTGCTTTAATGAGCTCATTAATAGGAGCCTGATCCATCCAACGCGCAGAAACTCAGATGGTAAGGTGGCGAGCTTTCGAGTCCACGACATGATTCTTGATTTTGTCATAGCTAAATCGAAGGAACAGAACTTTGTTACTTTGCTTGGTGTACCAGGTGTAAATCCTGATCCACAGATGAAGGCCCGTCGATTATCTCTTCATAGTGGTTGCAAAATTCCAACAGGTCTAGATTTATCTAAAGCCAGGTCACTTGTTTGTTTTGGGGTTTCTTTCAATATGCCATCTCTTTTGGTTTTGAAGAACCTGCTTGTCTTGGAATTTTATGAATGTCCGGAGTTAAAAGATCATCATGTTGCAGATATAGGCAATTTGTGTCACTTGAAGCACCTGAGATTTGAGAGTACAGGAATTACAAAGTTCCCTGAACAAATAGTAGAGCTAAAGTTCTTAGAAACTCTTGACATTGTTACAGAACGAGGATTTGTAATTCCGTCTACTCTGTGTCAGCTTCAACGACTGACCCATCTAGTTGTTCCTGAAAGTACTATATTGCCTGACGAAATTGGAAGCATGCAAGCACTGCAAGTGTTGGAAGGTATCAATGTCATCCGTCAGTCAAGTATATTTTGTCAGCAACTTGGTCAGCTTACAAATCTGAGGACCCTGGGAATACAATATCACGAAGATGATGTATGTGATAATATTGAAGAAAACATAAAAGAGACAGTGTCTTCCATCTGCAAGTTAGCCAAGACAAACCTTTATGATCTAGACGTCTCAGGAGGGTACGGTAGGGACCGTTTATTTGATGCATTCAATATAGAAGATTTCCTTGATGAGTCATGCTTATTTGCCTTGCGAGGCCTCCGGACACTGTCTTTTGAGTGTCATGTTGCACCCTCAAGAATTCCAACATCGATGAGCTTACTAGCGAACCTCCAGGAATTATTCATCATGATGCTTGTAATCAACCAGGAAGGTATGGAGATCCTGGGAGGCCTAACCTGCTCTCCGCTACCTCTTCCTCAATGTAGAAAAGGCTGGACCAGAAGGAGGGCAGATAAGAATCAGCTCATTATGTGGATTCCGTTCCTTGACTAA
- the LOC127346060 gene encoding receptor kinase-like protein Xa21, giving the protein MQADFLSSTNNSITAQVCPNSYILMVEAIVVLCFSLLFFCSSAVVSLGSNNARTDELALLAFKSMLSSQSDGLLATWNASTHYCSWPGVVCSHRHPERVVAVRVESFNLSGRISPSLGNLSLLRELDLGDNQLTGEMPPEIGQLRRLQFLNLSTNHLQGSIPVTVGGCAELITVDLSSNQLQGEIPAELGALKNLVRLSLHQNGFSGEIPQSLSDLVSMEFLSLHDSRLSGEIPQALGNLTNLRHLNLQGNMLSGVIPASFGMLSRLSFLSLSYNNLSGPIPTSFWNISSLTILSVQQNMLNGTIPPNAFSNLPYLQKVYMDSNQFHGHLPASLGNCSKLTWLQLGRNLFSGIVPHELGRLKKLGWLQLSVTLLEAKEPKDWEFVTALTNCSDLQLLGLESCSFGGVLPDSISNLSTSLLYLDLSRNAISGHIPRDIGNLINLQVLALSENSLTGTLPSSLGSLKDLREFSAYYNKLSGSIPSNTGNLTELNLFGVDVNALSGEIPSTLGNLTKLVGLDLSVNKFIGRIPSTIFNIRTLSRGLDVSENNLEGSIPVDIGNLINMVGFDASSNKLSGEIPNSLGECQLLQNLYLNNNLFHGSIPSLLGQLKGLETLDLSSNNFSGQIPTFLGNLSMLYYLNLSFNSFSGEVPNFGVFTNASGISIQGNDKLCGGIPDMHLPPCSLTLPKKKHNSIVIPVVVCLIATISILFLLYKFHNCRNKSKTRDPTTTPLQGHPLITYSQLVGATDAFSSRNLLGSGAFGSVFKGNMGTQAGEGTSLVAVKVLKLETPGALKTFVAECEVLRSLRHRNLVKIITACSSIDTRGNDFKAIVFEFMPNGSLDGWLHDATNDQTEQKYLNLLERVTILLDVAYALDYLHCHGPEPVVHCDLKSSNVLLDADMVAHVGDFGLAKILVQVSSSFHQSTRSIGFRGTIGYAAPEYGVGNTVSTNGDIFSYGILVLETITGKRPSDGGFRQGSSIRDYVKLGLHNQVMDIVDIRLFSDLKNGLRTISDSSYQSKIDCLASLLRLGMSCSEETPSSRMPTGDIIRELRATKELVSVLGNAEHEDAGTELS; this is encoded by the exons ATGCAGGCAGACTTCCTTTCCAGCACGAACAATAGCATTACAGCACAAGTGTGTCCAAATAGCTACATCCTGATGGTGGAGGCAATAGTAGTACTCTGCTTCTCTTTGTTGTTCTTCTGCTCCAGTGCTGTGGTGTCTCTAGGGAGCAACAATGCCAGAACCGACGAGCTTGCGCTACTCGCCTTCAAGTCCATGTTGTCTAGCCAGTCCGATGGCTTGCTAGCAACATGGAACGCTTCAACACACTACTGCAGCTGGCCAGGGGTTGTttgcagccatcggcacccagagAGGGTTGTCGCGGTGCGCGTTGAATCCTTCAACCTTTCTGGACGCATCTCTCCATCCTTGGGCAACCTGTCACTGCTCAGGGAGCTGGACCTTGGTGACAACCAGCTTACAGGGGAGATGCCTCCAGAGATCGGCCAACTCAGAAGACTTCAGTTTCTGAATCTGAGCACAAACCATCTTCAAGGAAGCATCCCGGTGACCGTGGGTGGATGCGCCGAGCTCATAACAGTTGACCTCAGCTCTAACCAACTCCAAGGTGAGATTCCAGCTGAGTTAGGTGCCTTGAAGAATCTTGTCAGATTGAGCCTTCATCAGAATGGTTTTTCGGGGGAGATCCCTCAATCTCTATCAGACTTGGTATCCAtggagttcttgtctttgcatgacAGCAGATTATCTGGTGAGATACCACAGGCCCTAGGTAACCTCACAAACCTTCGGCATCTTAATCTTCAGGGCAACATGTTATCAGGAGTTATTCCTGCATCTTTTGGCATGTTGTCCAGATTATCTTTCCTGTCCTTAAGTTATAACAATTTGAGTGGACCAATCCCGACTTCCTTTTGGAACATTTCCTCTCTAACTATTCTCTCTGTCCAGCAAAACATGTTAAATGGAACTATACCTCCAAATGCATTTAGTAATCTTCCTTATCTGCAGAAGGTATACATGGATAGTAACCAGTTTCACGGCCATTTACCAGCCTCGCTAGGTAACTGCTCCAAATTAACATGGCTTCAGTTAGGTCGCAATTTATTCAGTGGCATTGTTCCTCACGAGCTCGGTCGATTAAAAAAGCTTGGCTGGCTACAGCTCTCTGTTACTTTGCTAGAAGCTAAAGAACCGAAAGATTGGGAATTCGTAACAGCATTAACAAATTGCTCTGACTTACAACTGTTGGGATTGGAATCTTGTAGCTTTGGAGGAGTCCTTCCTGATTCAATTTCCAATCTTTCCACCTCGCTATTGTATCTTGACCTTTCACGAAATGCAATCTCCGGGCACATACCTAGAGATATTGGTAATCTCATTAACCTACAAGTGCTCGCCCTTTCTGAAAACTCTCTCACTGGAACTCTTCCATCTTCTTTGGGTAGTCTTAAAGATTTGCGTGAATTTTCTGCATATTATAACAAACTAAGTGGCTCCATTCCGTCAAACACAGGAAATCTTACAGAGTTAAATCTCTTTGGAGTGGATGTTAATGCCTTAAGTGGTGAGATACCAAGCACACTTGGAAACCTAACAAAGTTAGTGGGGCTAGATCTTTCAGTCAATAAATTTATAGGCCGAATTCCTAGTACCATATTCAACATCCGTACACTCTCTAGAGGTTTGGACGTATCTGAAAATAACCTGGAGGGATCAATACCTGTAGATATCGGGAATCTGATAAATATGGTAGGATTTGATGCAAGTTCGAACAAATTATCAGGTGAAATCCCTAATTCTCTAGGCGAATGTCAACTTCTCCAAAATCTTTATTTGAACAATAATCTCTTCCATGGTAGTATCCCTTCTCTCCTGGGCCAGTTGAAAGGTCTAGAAACTCTTGACCTATCAAGCAACAACTTTTCGGGTCAGATACCCACGTTCTTAGGTAATCTTAGCATGCTCTATTATCTAAATCTTTCATTCAACAGTTTTTCCGGTGAAGTGCCAAACTTTGGTGTTTTCACAAATGCTTCTGGAATCTCAATCCAaggcaatgacaaactttgtggtGGCATACCTGATATGCATTTGCCCCCATGTTCTTTGACATTACCTAAGAAAAAACATAATTCTATTGTTATTCCTGTTGTTGTTTGCCTCATTGCAACAATATCCATCCTTTTCTTGCTCTACAAATTTCACAACTGCCGCAACAAAAGCAAAACAAGAGACCCTACAACAACACCCTTGCAGGGCCACCCATTGATCACTTATTCTCAGTTGGTGGGAGCAACAGATGCCTTCTCATCTAGAAATCTTTTGGGTTCGGGAGCATTTGGGTCTGTGTTCAAAGGAAATATGGGTACCCAAGCTGGTGAAGGTACAAGTCTAGTTGCCGTGAAGGTTCTGAAACTTGAAACTCCTGGGGCGCTTAAGACTTTTGTTGCTGAATGCGAAGTACTGAGGAGCTTGAGACACCGTAATCTTGTTAAAATAATTACAGCTTGCTCGAGCATTGACACCAGAGGCAACGACTTCAAAGCGATTGTGTTTGAGTTCATGCCTAATGGAAGTTTAGATGGCTGGCTGCATGATGCTACAAATGATCAAACAGAGCAAAAGTATTTAAATCTTCTAGAGAGAGTAACCATCCTCCTCGATGTGGCTTATGCGTTGGATTACCTTCATTGCCATGGACCTGAACCTGTTGTACACTGTGATCTTAAGTCAAGTAATGTGCTCTTGGATGCTGATATGGTAGCCCATGTTGGAGACTTTGGGCTTGCCAAAATTCTTGTTCAGGTAAGCTCGTCCTTTCATCAATCAACGAGGTCAATTGGATTTAGAGGGACAATCGGTTATGCTGCCCCAG AATATGGTGTTGGAAACACAGTATCAACAAATGGAGATATTTTCAGTTACGGGATTCTAGTGCTGGAAACAATAACCGGGAAGAGGCCTTCCGATGGTGGATTCAGGCAGGGTTCAAGTATTCGTGATTACGTTAAGCTGGGTCTACACAACCAAGTGATGGACATTGTTGACATCCGGCTTTTTTCAGACCTCAAGAATGGGCTACGGACCATTAGTGATTCTTCTTACCAGAGTAAGATCGATTGCCTTGCTTCGCTACTCAGACTCGGAATGTCCTGCTCTGAAGAAACTCCATCGAGTAGGATGCCGACGGGTGATATTATCAGGGAGCTGCGTGCCACCAAAGAATTGGTCTCTGTCCTAGGGAATGCAGAACACGAAGATGCAGGAACTGAGCTTTCATGA